ATGTTTAATAATTATTTCTAAAATGTTGCGTTTTTGTTAACAGCAGTTTTGATTTGGCTCAGGTGCATGACTCGCCATGCATCTCCTGACGGATTTTCCCTAACCTGAACCGGAATGTCAGTCCGTTGTTGTTGAACGCCTTTATCTCCCCTCCATGGATTGCTACGGCATTGCGGACGATAGCCAGTCCCAGCCCTGTGCCTCCGGCTGCTCTGGAGCGTCCCTTGTCGATACGGTAGAACCGTTCGAATATATGCGGCATATGCTCCTCGGCTATTCCGCATCCGTTGTCACTCACTGTGAAACGTCCATCGCGGTCAGCTCTGATGGTGATTTCCGTGCATCCGCTGTAGGATATGGCATTGTCTATGAGGTTGCGGAATATCGATTCAAGCAGGGCCGTATTCCCCATGACAGTAAGCTGCGGGACCTCCAGACTGATGTGTGCCTCGGTTCTTATCTGTTCCTCCTCCACGATACCCTTTATCAGAGCGGTAAGGTCCACAGTCTCCTTGGCTATCATTTCCGAGCCTTCGTCCATTCTTGTGATAGTCGAAACATCCTTAAGCAGCGAGCTGAGCCGCCTTGTGTTGGCGAAAAGACGCTCTATGAATTCACGTTTCTTCTCTTCAGGCAGGTCGGGGCAGTCGCGTAGCAGCTCCAGGCTCACCATCATTGATGCCACCGGGGTCTTGAGCTCATGGTTTATATTATTGGTGAGCTGTTTTTTCAGGCGTATCTTGTCCTTTTCCTGGCGCATCGCCTCGTTGTGGCGTTCGTCGCGCTGGATGTATAGCCTTACTATGTGGCTGGCTATGCTGCCGAGTTCATCATGTGGGAATGCCTCTTCCTCGAATATGCGTTCCCCCTTCTCTGCCCTTTGGGCGAATCGGTTGAGCCTGACTATGCTTTTGGATATGCGTCGTGTCACCAGATAGCCCACCATGCTGATTATCACGGTTACTACGAGCATTATCCACAGCAATGTGCTGTCGGCACGCAGAAATTCCTCAAGCTTGTGTGTATAAGGGGCGGCTGAGCGTACCACAGTACCGTTGTCACCCAGTCGTGCGGAATAGAAATAGTCGGCATCATCGCTCTCGGAATGGCGTCCTATTATGTGCCCTGTCCCATGTTTGCGTGCGTCGGTCACCTCGGGGCGGGAGTTATGGTTGGCGGTGGGGAACGGCGTGCTGGAGTTGTTGTCAAACATCACATTCCCCTCCCGGTCTATTATGGTGATGCGCAGTCCGTCGGTGCTTTTGTCCATGCTCCCTGCTATATCGTCGATAGGATCGCTGTGGCGTATGGCGTCGATTATGCGGAGGTTGTGCATCTGTAGTTCCGTGTCAAGAAGCTGTGCCTTGAACTCCTTTTCCCTATGGTATTGGAACACCATGAATATCCCCACCAGCCCCCAGCACAGAAGCAGCACAGTGAGAAGCACCCTTGAGTGGAACGAAAGTTTAATCCTGCCAGCCATATCCGTATCCTGAGCGTGAGGTTATGCATTTGCCGTAGTTGCCGAGCTTTGCGCGGAGGCGTGTGATGTGCACATCCACGGTGCGGTCCGACACCACCGTCCTCTCGGGCCATATCTTTGCCAGGAGCTCTTCGCGAGTGAATATCCTTCCGGGGTTCTCAAGAAGCATGGCGAGGATCTCGAATTCCTTTCGGGGGAGTTTAAGCGGCACGCCGTCGGCTGTGCATGTGAGGGTGTTTCTGTCGCAGGTCACGCCGTCAGATGCTGCGGGGCGGGGAGGCACACGGCGTAGCACAGCCTCGATCCTTGCAAGGACATTTTTCAGGGAGTACGGTTTTGCGATGTAATCGTCAGCGCCTAAATTGAGTCCCGCCACCATATCGTCATCATTGTCCTTGGCTGTCAGGAATATTATGGGTACGGATGCTGTGAGCGGATTCTCCCTGACATTCATGGCAAGATCGGTACCGCTCATCTCTCCCATCATTATGTCAAGAAGCAGCAGGTCATAGCGCGTGAGGTTCAGGAGCGATGCCTCCTCGGCACTCGGAGCCGTATCCACGTCATAGCCTTGCAGTTCGAGATAGGTGCCGAGTCCGGCACGAAGGTCATCTTCATCATCCACAATAAGTATCCTTGCCATAAGTTATTGTTGTATAGTCCTGGTCGGTTTGGGTTGCTTTGGTGTTGTTTATATGCCAAATTTACGCAGA
The sequence above is drawn from the Duncaniella freteri genome and encodes:
- a CDS encoding sensor histidine kinase, which produces MAGRIKLSFHSRVLLTVLLLCWGLVGIFMVFQYHREKEFKAQLLDTELQMHNLRIIDAIRHSDPIDDIAGSMDKSTDGLRITIIDREGNVMFDNNSSTPFPTANHNSRPEVTDARKHGTGHIIGRHSESDDADYFYSARLGDNGTVVRSAAPYTHKLEEFLRADSTLLWIMLVVTVIISMVGYLVTRRISKSIVRLNRFAQRAEKGERIFEEEAFPHDELGSIASHIVRLYIQRDERHNEAMRQEKDKIRLKKQLTNNINHELKTPVASMMVSLELLRDCPDLPEEKKREFIERLFANTRRLSSLLKDVSTITRMDEGSEMIAKETVDLTALIKGIVEEEQIRTEAHISLEVPQLTVMGNTALLESIFRNLIDNAISYSGCTEITIRADRDGRFTVSDNGCGIAEEHMPHIFERFYRIDKGRSRAAGGTGLGLAIVRNAVAIHGGEIKAFNNNGLTFRFRLGKIRQEMHGESCT
- a CDS encoding response regulator transcription factor is translated as MARILIVDDEDDLRAGLGTYLELQGYDVDTAPSAEEASLLNLTRYDLLLLDIMMGEMSGTDLAMNVRENPLTASVPIIFLTAKDNDDDMVAGLNLGADDYIAKPYSLKNVLARIEAVLRRVPPRPAASDGVTCDRNTLTCTADGVPLKLPRKEFEILAMLLENPGRIFTREELLAKIWPERTVVSDRTVDVHITRLRAKLGNYGKCITSRSGYGYGWQD